ACGCCATTAAACTTGACCGAGAAGTTGGAAGAGTTGTTCACTTTGTGTTTGGAACCAAACAGGATACATTCTGTCTTGCCTAAATGGATAACCACTTACTGACTGTAGTCAGTTGTCTGCTTAGGGTCTTTTCAATGGTCTCCTTATTCTAATGTGAAACCAAGAGGGTAGAATCATCCCCAAGCAGGATCTATTGCATGAGCTTGCTTGCATGATGAAGTAAGGAAAACCGTCAGCTTTCTCTAACTTCGTTGCTGGTCTTTACATGGTGTGTGTTGACTGTAGAATGCCTAGTCGTCAGTGATTGGTTGGATATCTCAAAATGTTTGCTTTATTACTGTTTGATAACACCTACATAATACCTATATTCAGGAACATATCATGATGTGTGTATTCTGCAGTTTTGAATGAGTGCCAATGGTGTGGTTGGGTCAGCAGCTGTTGCAGTGCTTCTAGAACGCAACAGATCTTATGACCCTGTGCCTAATGGCTGTCATTCACTACATTTTAAGGTGATATGGGACTGTATCAAATTATTGTTTCTATTACATAATATGATACTTTGTCCGACTGGGATAACTGCATTTATGTCTTAAATACTTCAATGAACTGTAACTGTATTTTTTTCTTAATTCATGAATGACGTTTTTTTTTATAAGGGTTTATTAAACATGACTTCAGACTGATATGTAATTATAATGTTGCCCATGCAGTATATGATGCATTTCTGGTGAATAATTACACATTAAACACGTTGGTATTTGTACTTGTGAGCTGAGGAGGGGTTATCAGATCCAACCCCACTTCTCTTTTCCTGTCATCTCATCCTGTTCTACTGAATGTGGGGAAGAAGTGGATTTTAATTAAGTAAAAAAGGACCCACACACTCAGATATGTAAAGATATAATGTGAAAATATGTAAATTGCCACGTACAGCACAAAATGAAACCTGGAAACGTGCTTATAAATCACAATACGTTATTGATTAGGTAAGACTCTGCATTGCAGTCTACTGTTGTGTAATTATTCATGTAGGCACACTGTAACAAGTATTACAGTGTAACAATAAGTAATTACAACACTTGCTACATTGTACTACATGAATAATTACACAGTAATAAGATCATTGTAATATAGTGTGCAACCATTGATTGATGTCAGAATaacgtgtgtatttgtgtgttgcAGGTGTAGGTGTTCCTCTGATCATCAACAAGAGAGTGGGGGACTCCATGGAGCTGCTGGCAGGCTTAGAGACAGAACATTTCAAATCCTTGGAGTGGAAGTATATGGGAAAGGATATTGCAGAATTCAACTCAAAAGTTGTATATTCACCTGGATCCCAGTTTGAGGGGAGACTAAAGATGAACGCCAAAAACTACAGTTTAACAGTCAGAGAACTGACACTGCAAGACTCAGGGGATTTTCTACTTACAGGTGAAGAGGACAAAGGTCAGATTGACAGTAAGACCATCACTCTGAAGGTCCACGGTAGGCTGTTAATACCATTATTGCATCCAATTTTGATATAATTCTTATTTATATCCATAACCATGACTGATGATCTTTAAATTATAACACAGGTTTTGTGGTTTTATACTGACCTTACTCACCATGCTTTGTTAAATATCCATCATATTTTCAAGTCTTTCTCCTGGTGGTATGGCTATGGTAGGGTTCATTTAGAAGACTGATTAtgagtctctatctctctcctggtTGGTCAGAGCCTATATCCAAGGTGGCGATCCAGACAGACATCAAGCTCTTGGCCAACCACTCCTGTACGGTGCTGCTGGTGTGCAACGTGTCCTCCTACCCCAACATTACCTACACCTGGGAGATAGACAATGAGATGTACGGGGACGCCCAGCAgattcacttctctctctcaccagcagagggagacatcAGTGTAAAGTGCAACGCCTccaacctagtcagttggaaaacTGCCTTTGCGACAGTAAAGTGTAGAAATGGCACAACCACCCCAGGTACCTAGATATCATAATAATCCCTTCCATACACGTTCAGTGTGCCTATACGCTTATGTTGTCAAATACATTATGTAATGCATGTCATTACATTGGATGTATATGATATAGAGTCATTTAGTCTTTATCATATTGTATAGTCTAATCATGTGTGTTGTACAATATGTGGCAGGACTGGTGTGGTATACCATGTACATCGGAATATCAGTAGGAGGCACTGTGGTGCTGATCCTCACTGTAGCTGTGGCAGTGTGCTACTGCAGGGGCCGAAGTAACACAGGTATGTACAGCTTAGGGGCCTCCATTATACTTAAAGTGACATTTCAGGTGGTTCTAGAAGTATTCTTCAGCTTGtttgatttttgggggggatttgcTAGAAATTAGAAAAAAAAGTGAGACCCCTCATTAATTCCTGGGTATGTTTGTTGATATCCTGTATAAAATGTTTCTGATTGGTTGATATTTTGTTCTTATAAAACACAGAAGATCAAACTGATAACGCAATATATACTGATATTATGGACAACACAAGAAGTAGAGATGTAAGTATACATTGCCGTTATTATGTATCTGAATGTGTTAaagctgtatgtactgtattgtaatggGCTGTATTTTGATTCCAGACAAGATCAATCAATCATGTAAACCCAATATCCATCTATGAAACTGTCAATGATCTGTTTTCCCAAGATTGAACAAGGTAAGATATAAATGGTCATAATTATAAAATGTCTGTGATTGAATAGAAGGCTATGTAGTCTACATTGAGAATAGTCAGTACCTTTCTTGATGCTGAAACAGTTTCTTCTTGATTATCTATCACATGTAGCCACAGACTCTGTATGACAAGATTACATTTGGACTTCCAGAAGGCCCCCAATCTCCCTACCAGGAAGTACTGTGAGCTGAACAGGGTGTGGTCATAGGTTGGGCCTTCCATAGATATGTAACCCTCTGCATCCTCTGCAACTTACACGTGTATATTCTGTAGATAGGCCTAGATGTTACTGTTAAATTTCATCACAACCTACACTATTTGCTTCTTTTTCCTTCTCCCTTTGATGAttctcatatatacagtatatcataagGCCTTATACCTTCCTTTGAAGGCCTAGATACAATTAGAAGATTCGAAAATGTGTAATAGGCAGAAGAAGGCGTGGTGATCAGACAAGCTCATGTCGAATTTCTATTTTCTAGATTAAAGACAATTGTTTTAGATACTAGTAGGACATTGATTAGTGAGGTTGATTTATGCCTGTGAATAGAAAGTGTACTCTTTTGCGTTATTATTATGTGCTCAATGAGGTTGTAATCAGAGAGTATATGCTCTAGAGCCTTGGTTGCGTGTTGATTGTAGATGGTCTTATTTGATTTGTCAGCATTTCCAAAATGGCATTCATGTCTGTCCCAATTACCAGATGTAATTCAGTTCATTCTAAAAACAAAAATGCTGTTCAgagaaaaacaaattattatacCTTATTTGCATGCCTTGCGTGCCTTGCATTTAGAGTGAATTGTAATTAACTctcatgactgtatttgttagcgACAGAGGCATGATTGTTGTATTGAATGGTTTTCAGTACTGTAGCCTTCACCAAGTGAATGTCTAAGTGAATATGTTATCTTTAAAATTAAACTAATTATGACAACACATTACATATATCATAAAGCCCCTGAGGGCCTAGTTACACCCTAACACACTGGTCTGAAGCTCCTGGTTTAGTGAAATTATGCCGGCTTGCAAAGGGATGTGTCAtttctattggaatccagccaaagTTAGGATATTCAACAATTTAACCTTTCAGTCAcacgcaacctgcattcagaatgactgttgGGGTAGGGAAGATTGATTTTGAGAATTTCTAAATCATATAAACTGGAACAAACATATCAGTAATGGGTGAAATAAGTCCAACTACTAACAGATTGGAATAGTTTAGAAAAATCGATGTTATCTAtgtttgtgtagcataagattaatcaacCAGTCATagtaaatatcaaatcaaatcaaatgtattaatatAGCCCttattacatcagctgatatctcaaagtgctgtaaagaaacccagcctaaaaccccaaacagcaagcaatgcaggtgtagaagcacgggggctaggaaaaacttgcaagaaaggccaaaacctaggatgaaacctagagaggaaccagcctatgaggggtggccagtcctcttctagttgtgccgggtggagattataacagaacatggccaagatgttaaaatgttcataaatgaccagcatggtcaaataataataatcacagtagttgtcgaggttgcaacaggtcagcacctcaagaataaatgtcagttggcttttcatagcggATCATTGAgtgtatctctaccgctcctgctgtctctagagagttgaaaacagcaggcctgggacaggtagcacatccggtgaacaggtcagggttccatagccgcaggcagaaaagttgaaactggagcagcagcacggccaggtggactggggacagcaaggagtcatcatgccaggtagtcctgaggcatggtcctagggctcaggtcctccgagagagagaaagaaacaaagagagaaagagagaattagagagagcatacttaaagtcacataggacaccggataagacaggagaaatactccataacaaactgaccctagcaccccgacacataaactactgcagcataaatactggaggctgagacaggaggggtcaggagacactgtggccccatccgatgataccaccagacagggccaaacaggcaggatataaccccacccactttgccaaagcacagcccccacacaaaCCGTTGTGAAAATCAATCTGCAAGAGTTCATGCTggaataatgataatgatgatgattggTGTCGTTTTGAGTTGTTTTGAGCAAACATTAGTTATGTATTTTACTCAACAAGCTTGTTCAAACACAACTGAATTCAAGCAGAATTTGTTGATTAAAGACTAACACATTGGCTCAACTTCTTGTCATTTTTAAGTCCACTCAACTTGCATAATAATGCTAATTAAGCAATTGGTTAAGTTAGACTTTTTCCAGTGCACAGTGAAGTTATAAAGGCTGAGGAACTTAGATCacttgtttgtcatagttgaggGGTCATGGTTTGCTCTCTTCATCTTTAGCAGTGTGGGTTTGTGAAGGAAGGCACTCCGTGAAGCTGTCTTTTCCCGCTGTGATCAGAGAGTCAAATAGAGAAATGGTTGTAATCATATGCAAAAACCTGTGAAAACCTTGTTGCTGGGCTGATGAGTACACATGAAAAGTTGTGCAGGGATTTATGTCCTTTTCAGAGAGAAGAATGACAATGTTCTGGCATCATACATTTTCTGTAGTTCACTTATTAATTTATCTTTTACATTCAATCTATCACTGTGATCACTACTTTCCTGGGTTATTACTTTGAACAGTTGACAGACTGTAACTCAAGAACATCCACATGCAGTTGACCTCCAAATAGCTACAACATAAACCAAATGATAAACATGCCATGACCTCAAACCTTTGACACCTCTCCTAGTGACATTAAAGATTGTACTGAACATGTTAACATGACCAGGTATGGTAAGTGCAATATTGACTTCACTTTTTGTACAACTATGTCTTATCCACTAAGTTTCTTTCTCTGATATATACTATagttctctcttcctcccacagAAAGACCACAGTGTTGATGTGTCCATTTACTTTTACAGTAAGAGGAAGTTGTGTAGAGATGAACATGACATCAGATGCTATTTTTTCTGTTTCTCTTCATGCATCTGTACCTTTCTAATTCTGTCAAAGCCCCATTCGTGTCACAGACGCAATAACTGTCCGGGTCCGGAAGACTTGCCAGAGGCTTAGAATGGAGTACACTTTATGTGCAACTCTGCAATGATGATGATTAATGTATTTCTCTGTATTTTGAATATTGTTAGCTAACTATTCACTTTATTGGACGAGAAAATGTTTCATTCATAGAATATGAAGTATGTCATATATGCACAATAAATGTGGCAACAGATGTTTGGTTACACTGTGTTTTCTGACTGCAGAGATATGGAGGTGTTGGTCACTACAGCTTTCAATCAGGTTGTAGCATGAGCCTGAGaaatatataatatacactaaTATGATGacatagagagaggaaggaataaGGGGACAGACCCAGTAGACTGAGGGTTGTTgctatgtgaccaatcacatcttaGTTTCTATAGTGTAATCCACAAGATAGTGGAGTAGTTACAGGTCTGTCCTGAAGGGGACGATAAGAAACCCCAGATGTTTTATCTATCTATCTTTTATTTATTGAGGTTAGAAGCCCAAAAGGGCTGATTTGAAAACCACACCACAAATATAAGTTTCAAAAAAAGTTTTTTCAAtcagttaaacaaatcaaatgaaTTATAAGTGTACATAATATATTCAGTAAACAAGAAAAAACATATTTGATTATATGTGGGtacacatgtttgtgtgtgtgagtgacagtTAGGCTACATGAAGGGGATtattgggtagtttggttcatcatgctgacccccagtcttcgcTTGAAGTTATTGAGGGATGATGAGGTTTTGACAATGTGAAGATACGAGCGTCTGCTTTGCCAagagctaaaatagaagtcattcctatttctgacgcagatcgcgctgcaagtcctgcctctcccatctcctcattggattatagaagcaggtacccatgtgccatctcttcattggttatacccatgtgggtgattgaaagacgaactgttttgctggttgtcgtggtaatgctatgaaagtgtagatgccaatcaccatataagttcaaagatgaaaaagcctgggaggagaaatgactagaaacgattaggttgaccgttttatgtgtggattaattgtcggagttgAGGACCTtctgcatttcaggtaaaataacaactcaatgtttatatcccaggacaaattagctagcaacagcaagctagctaaataggacaaattagctagcaattgCAAGCTAattagctaaattgccatacatgtttaatgcttttcgacctgtacccaaattaatgtaataattggttcagagtttgtttgtTCGTGATCACGTTTGgggtagggggacaaaatacatttatgcacgatagcgcacaaTGGCTCACGCGCGGAGCCGGTTTGTGTTCCGTGTAAGAAAGTAGTGACCTTGTCTGGCAGACACACTACAACAGGAGCCACCTTCACCAGCAGTAGAGTCTGACCAGGGTCTCTTCTGGTGTCAGGGAGAGATCCAGTCCAGACCCACATAATCATTTATCAGTGATCCTGTCACTATCACTGTGAATGATGTTGTGTGtacgtgtctgtgtctgtgtctgtgtctgtgtctgtgtgtgtgtgtgtgtgtgtgtgtgtgtgtgtgtgtgtatgtgtgtgtgtgtacgtgtacgtgtctGTGTAGAAATGTGTAGTAATGTTTTGCTTTGTCCActactttatttattttctacAACTACCTCAGAACCTGATGGTGATTTGCTGTTCTCTAGTAACTCCTGGACCCTCTACATCAGTCCTAGTAGGAGTGGCTGTGGTCCTGGTTGTTGCTGGTGTTCTACTGGCCATTCTCCCGGTACTGCTGTGTCGATATAAAAACGCCAAAGGTGAGATTTTATAATTTCTCATGTAACTTTTTCATTAATGTTTAGGATAAAAATGTCTAATTACAAAAGTTTAAAACAGTATACATTTCTCATTACAGGTTCATGTTGAAACAGAATATTCTCACGAGTACACCTGTCTTTCAACTAAGTTCCTTTTCATACAGTAAAATCTAATCGGTGTGTTTCATGACTCTCTATTTCCCTGTAGGCCCCCCCAGCCCCAGAGGACTAACCTGAACCCCCAACAGGACCAATGATCTACCCAGGGACGAGCTCCTGATAATGGGTATAAACATCTGCAGCATGGTCAGTCTCTTAGTCCAGACCACTCTACCCTCTCTGTAACCTCACACACTGACTTTTCACCATCCACTTGTGTACAACATGTTACCATACTCTATGTCCCTAGGCAAGCTGAGGGAAAACCGTCCAATAAATCTTTCACTCTCTTCTTTGACCAACAGGTGGCGCTAACATCTACGATACAATCACTCCATCAGACAATAATGACAGTGGTACTGTACACTATGTTAAGTTTAGCATGAATACAGTGTAGAGTTGTTGTTGCAGTTGTTCTTCATATGTTTAATATTTCTAGCATACTAACAGTAAGTAGAGATATTAGTGTATTACCTGTATATTTCAGATGCTGGTGCTGCTACTGCTGGACCAAGTGAGGTCACGTACGCACAGATTCAACTCAAAAATTTGGACAAGAAAAAGATAAGTAATTCTCGACTGTCACGTAAATTAATACAAAATGTAGCAGTGTTATTTACTCATCAAATTTGATAAAACATACAAAttctctcatccttctcctcctcctctaaaatGCCAGCTGATCCAAAAGAAAATCCAGTCTATTTTGAGGTCAAGACAGGGAAGACCACAGGTGAGACCCATTCTACAGGTTGGCAGTCGGTGAAATCTAAATGTGCGATTTTTGAGTTTCAAAGAAGATGCAAAATATGCAATAAGCTAATTCCTTCATTTGTTGACTGGAAATGTCAATTATCAGCAGCAACTGACTTGATGTTGATGCGACCTATGCTGAGGTTGACCTTAAACAGAAGGCCAACGCCAAGAAGAAGAAAAGTACGACTGGACATCCCTCCTTTCATATTCCCCCTATCATAACCTCACACCTCTGACTCATATTGACTAGCAGTATAATAttctgtgtcacaccctgatctgtttcactggtctttgtgattgtctccaccccctctagGTGTCACCCATCTTTCCCATTATCCCTTGTGTATTTGTGTTCTCTGTTCTATTTCTatttgtgttctctgtttgtctgttgccagttcgttttgtttctaCAAGCCTACCAGAGGATTTTACGCTGCTCCTGTCtctcgattgttcctgttttcttGTTTTCCCTGGagttgaccattctgcctgccctgaccctgagcctgcctgccatcctgtacctttgccccacctttctggattactgacctctgcctaccctgaccctgagcctgcatgCCGTCCTGTTCCTTTTTCATACCTAtatggattactgacccctgcctgcccatgacctgtcttttgcctgcccctgttggattaataaactgacattgtctgcatctgggtcttacctgaaacgtgatagtatgaactggccatgactgacccagcagacccggGGCCAACTGCTCAACGCCATCTCCTCCAAATGAGCCACCATCTGCACTCACGAGGAATTGCTTCGTGGCCTTATAGAAGAGGTCCAAACGTTGGCTGAACACCATGAACGGGCGTTGGACattttgctggagcaattccgcggCTTGCCTGGGAGACAGCCTACCACGGTGGTAACCTCACAGCCCCTGAGTAACTCAGCTGTTAGCAGCGTCGTCTCATCGGTCACTCCACCTTCTCGGGAGATCCGCTTACTTCCCCCGGAACGCTTCAATGGAGAGCCGAGCACCTGTCAGGCGTTTCTAGCTCAGCGTGCCCTCATCTTcgagcttcagccctcctccttcccctcggatTGCTCCAAGATGGCCTACCTCAttacgctgatgtccgggagggctctcacctgggctaATGCTGTATGGGAACAACAACCGACCATATGCGTTAGTCTGGAGAGGTTCGTGGGAGAGGTGGTTTTGATGCTTCTCTCTGGGAGAGAAGCTGCCCGTAAAATAatccagcttcggcaggacttCCTTAAGTGTGGCAAACTATGCAGTGAATTTCCACATGTTGGCAGTGGAGAGTGCTTGGGACCAGGAAGCGCTATTCGATATGTTCCTGCACAGGGTCTCAGAGGAGGTCAAGGACGAGCTTGCTGCTCGGGAGTTACCAACTGATCTCGATTCCTTCCCCGCATTGACCATCAGAATCAATGGGTAATTATGGGAACGACATAGGGAGAGTTAATTTGATTTTGCTCGCACGTCCAGTGATTCCACCTTGCCTCCGAGTCATCCCGGAAATCCCCGATGGTCCCATTGCCGATAGAACCCGAGGCTTCCCGACCTCCCCGGAGAGTCGCCGAAGACGGGTGAGTCACCACTTTCGGAGCCTATGTAAATAGGCAGAGCTGGGCTTACGCCAGCGGAATGGCAATACAGGATCAACACtaagagttgtctgtattgcgggaCACTTGGTCATTTTGTGTCTTCTTGTCCTTtaaaaagaccaggctcaccggtaggagcgagtactctggtgggccatatggaTAACTTTTCTGCTTCCCTTGATCAAACCCCTTTTCATGCCATTCTGCTGTGGGGAAACCAGTCTAAATCTTCCCGGgtctcattgactctggggtcGACGAGAGCTTTTTGGACACTACCCTGGCTTCCGAGCTGAACATCCACATTCAGCCCCTCTCTATTCCCATGGATGTTAGGGCACTGGATGTGAGCTCCATTGGCCGGGTCACTCATAATACCACTCCCTGTGTCAGGGAATCACACTGAAACTATTCCATTTCTGCTCATCAAGTCTCCTCAGATTCCCGTGGttttgggattctcctggctccagcaacacaatcccctcatcaactggtctactggtgccatcatgggctggagtctGTGATGCCATGCCCATTGTCTGAAGTCAGCGCAACCTGCCCCGGGACATCTTCCTGGGGGCTCGGAAGGTGCCCCagacctctcctccattcccgcGGAGTACCAGGATCATCGGGAGGTGTTCAACAAGGCACGGGCCATTTCGCTCTCGCTGCACCGACCatatgactgcgggattgaccttctcctTAGCACCACTCCGCCCCGTTTGACAACTGTACTCGCTGTCGAGaccggagaccaaggctatggagacctacattcGGGGACTCCCTATCTGCAGGTTTATCCATCCGTCTTCCTCTCCTGCtggcgcagggttcttctttgtggagaaggacCCAATGACATAACGGTGAAGAACCGCTACTcgctaccactcatctcctcagccttcgagccgctccagggggccaccgtGTTTTCCAAGCTGGATCTACGGATGCCTACCACCAAATGCGGATACGGGAAGGGGATTAGTAGAAGACCACCTTCAACACGGCCAGTGGCCACTGTGAGTATTTGGTCATGCTATTTGGCCTCACCAAcgcccctgctgtgttccaggctctgaTAAATGATGTTCTCCgtgacatgttgaaccggttcgtcttcgtctacattgatgacatcctaATCTTCTCCCGCTCCCCCCAAGAACATGTGCTCCATGTCTGACAGGTTCTTCAACGCCTCCTGGAGAATCAGCTGTTAGCTGTTAAGGAAGAGAAGTGCAATTTGCATCGCTCCACCATCCCCTTTCTGGCGTACATCATCTCCGCTGGGAGTGTCCAGATGGATTCCGGGAAGGTGAGAGTGGTAGTGGATTGGCCAgggtgcagatgcaaagtttccTGAAGTTCGCCAACTTTAATCGCCGCTTCATCctgggttacagcaccctggcttcccccctgtcagcactcacctctcccaaagtTCCGTTCATGTGGTACCCTGCTGTTGACCGGGCGTTCCGGGACCTCAAACACCACTTCACCACTGCTCCCATCTTGGTTCATCCTGACCCTTCCCTTCAGTTCATGGTGGAGGTCGATGCTTCTGATGTAGGAGTGGGGGCGgtcctgtcccagcgttctgccCTGGACCTGAAGCTACATCCCTGCGCCTTCGCCCTCCCATCCCCTCAAAGCCATGGAGAAAAATTACGATGTGGGGAATCGATAGCTTCTCGCAGTGATGATGGCGTTGAaggaatggaggcactggctggaacgGTCGGATCATCTGTTCATTGTATGGCCCGACCACAAAAtttgaatcaaatcaaacattatttgccacatgtgccgaatataacaagtgtagactttacagtgaaatgctcactgacaagcccttaaccaacagtgcagttcaagagtaggctaaaataaacacaataagaataacaataacgaggctatatacagtgggtactggtaccaACTCAGTGTACAGGCTAGTTGACTTAATCTTTacaggtgggggcgaagtgactatgcataggtaacaaacaaacagcgagtagcagcagtacacaaggggaggggggggtcatGTAAATTGTCTGTTTGCGATATTTaggaattgttcagcagtctaatggcttgggggttgaagctactgaggagccttttggtcccagacttgactgacactccggtaccacttgccgtgcggtagcagggaAAActgtctataacttgggtgactggaatctttgacaattttatgggctttcctctgacacagactattatataggtcctggatggcaggaagcttggccccagtgatgtactgggccattcacactaccctctgtagcgccttacgttcagatgccgagcagttgccataccaggcggtgatgcaaccgatcaggatgctctcgatggtgcagctgtagaaccttttgaggatctggtgacccaagccaaatattttcagtctccagagggggaaagggtattggtgtgtttggaccatgaaagttcattggtgatgtggataccaaggaacttgaaactctgtTCGGCccgcctgttcggcccgccttttcctgtagtccatgatcaagACAAACGAGatgagtggttgttgtccttgcgcCACAacgccagttctctgacctcctccctataggccatgtcatcgttgtcagtgatcaggcctaccactgttgtgtcatcagcaaacttaataatggtgttggagtcgtgtttgtccatgcagtagtgggtgaacagggaatacaggaggggactaagtacacacccctgacgggccccagtgttaaggatcagtgtgagccgagctgtagtcgataaacagcattctcacataagtgttccttttgtccaggtgagaaagggctgtgtggagtgcgattgagattgcgtcatctgtggatcagttggggtggtatgcgaattggagtgggtctagggcacatatgtcagagtcaaggcccgcgggccacatccggcccgcaagaaggttttttacggcccctgggatgatcttgatttattattagaaccggcccgcagcaagccggcagcccgcagatcttttacacgcaccaatactacatttcccacaatgcaaaggtgacgcaccgagcagtaggctgcttcatttcaatatttattggcacagcagtcgtcagcatcacagtaaaattaactttcagatacccatcaaaaatggcaaaacggaaggtggatactgagaacc
This Oncorhynchus clarkii lewisi isolate Uvic-CL-2024 chromosome 21, UVic_Ocla_1.0, whole genome shotgun sequence DNA region includes the following protein-coding sequences:
- the LOC139378877 gene encoding SLAM family member 8-like, with translation MSAGPFFSKRGILLLLGSIFQYGVGVPLIINKRVGDSMELLAGLETEHFKSLEWKYMGKDIAEFNSKVVYSPGSQFEGRLKMNAKNYSLTVRELTLQDSGDFLLTGEEDKGQIDSKTITLKVHEPISKVAIQTDIKLLANHSCTVLLVCNVSSYPNITYTWEIDNEMYGDAQQIHFSLSPAEGDISVKCNASNLVSWKTAFATVKCRNGTTTPGLVWYTMYIGISVGGTVVLILTVAVAVCYCRGRSNTEDQTDNAIYTDIMDNTRSRDTRSINHVNPISIYETVNDLFSQD